acttttctgttcttgtttctctttctttcagtgattctgcttgttaacagcaggtgttcatcagtgtccaAATTCActcatttgttttcatttactgTCTGAAGTGGATTATATTAGTAAACCAATGTAGGGAATAATGAATGAGGCTATAGGGTGTGATTTGAAACACAGCCTCAGTGTGCCGACCTGGAGTGCTGTTAATTCACAGTATATTGCAGAAGGCcacttttttagaaaatgaacaatattaccctgaatgcattgttttcaatggtatattactgtttatatatatatatatatatatatatatatatatatatatatatatatatatatatgaagacttcagatgcaaaagcctctaagccTCTAAATTTCCTtgtaaaattagcatttttatcaagctcgtatgtttaggttcagtaatttcactttcatggcaattaataggtccttttcattgccgttaaagtgaaataactgaacataaacatacaagctcattttagaagaaaatttcagatggcacttagaggcttttgcatctgaactcttcatatacacacatatatatatatatatatatatatatatatatatatatatatattagagatgcaccaatgTATCGGCCAACCATTGGTATCGGCTGATAAAAGCTATTATTATCACAtttaatcatgaaattcaaacaataaatggtgTTTTGACGCTCTTAAATGTGACGTGTCAGAACGCTGTAATGCCTCAGTTCAGGTGGCAGCGCAGAGCATGAGTCTTTTCTTCGTCTTCAATACAGGTTATATCTCGAAAAATATGCATGAACAtcaaaggtatgttgaaagatatagTACAACTTTCCGgaatgtatcatgtctcatgtaatcacttTATTTGTGcttcaaccgcggaaagacgtcaataaaacagcttgtgaactATATGTCACATCATGTCAAATTTACCTCAGGAATGTTTTCCATTGTTCACAGTTCCTTAGCtatctatatataaaaaacactaGAGAGGCGCTTATATATTTGTGTAAATTTGCCATGAAGTGCTTATGAAAACTACCTTATGTGATACCAAGttttatacaaacatttcagtttttatttgcgTGTACTTATTATACAGtatctgaaaataaacagcAGATGAATATacctctgttgttaattgtaaacTCTAATATTGTGTACCAAATGAgagggttccctgtatagtttgcaacattatttggaagagattttttttccttaagaaaAAACAAACGGTATCAGTATCGGCcaatatcattctgaataatcggctattAGTATCGGcagagaaatttagtatcggtgcatctctaatatatatatcagtggcgAGCGGTGACTTTTTTAACCAGGTATGCTCGTAAGTGGTGCGTCATGTAAAAAATGTAACCAATGCAGTTACATTGAATGGGTTTTTTAGCTAGTAAGCGAAACATGCATTCTCGAAACAGTGTTAGTTTACTCAGTTGCTTACTCATCATGACACATAGCAACACAGTGAAAAGTATTTCTAATATGTTGGACCTTTTATTGAAAGAAGCCTATATTTACCTGTGGAAACGTGCCTTCACAAGCAACCGTAAGAGCTTTTGTCATGTTTGAGTTGATGGAGGCGTGACATGCGAAAAGGTGCGTTTgcaaaatatgctgtattttgTTAAGTCCACTAGGTGCCGCTAGTGTCACAGGAACgacatacttcacctttaaacgTCTCAGTTCATTACACAGATCTAAATCAGACACAACAAATAAGAAACACAATGGcgttaatttaaatgtatgctagaagtactttttaaattaataaataaaaataagtataatCTAATTAGTATTAGCagcatattataaataaaaagtaaaatgcaattataataaatataagtaggctataataaataaaaatatcagtattcttaaaaaaaataagttgaaattatgCAAATTGATGCCTTTAACAATGCACATTGATCAACATCCTCTGATAGTTACAGAAGGActgttttaaacaatttatacattttcttaaaaaataaaatttccctatggagaaagTGAAATACTATGAAAATAGTATTCCCCCCATTGTATCAAATACAATGTGATTTTCGGTGATCGAGATGTGGCAGCAACAGCTCGTTTTTCCTCTAGGTGAGCGATCCGCTCACAGCTTATCCTGCCCATGAAATCCCCCATAGGCCAGCAAACCAATGAGAACGCGGGACAGTGATGACGTTCCATAACAAAAGCGTGAAGGCACAAAAGCTGCTGTAGATCAGCTCTCCTGGAAGTCTCCGTAACTGGcagatttaaagaaaattactgtcgtttggcaaataaataaattacgcACAGTTACATACGCATTACCAACATTTTATCATGTAGGCTTTATGATACACCTCAAACAAGGtatttaatagtaatttatagtgttAATATTAACTGCAGAGTCCATAAATAGCTTGAGTAATCAGAGCATTCGCAGCCTCCAAAAAAACCCcgaccctataggtcgtttttcaagcaccttattacgacctatatttacgttttaaagtcatgcgccctctagcggCGTAAAAATAACGActgtgtcgtgttacgtctgtcgtcatgaaattacgtacagtacagtccaaaagtttagaaccactaagatttttaatgtttttaaaagaagtttcgtctgctcaccaagggtacatttatttaattaaaaatacagtaaaaaacagtaatattgtgaaatattattacaatttaaaataactgtgtactatttaaatatatttgacaaagtaatttattcctgtgatcaaagctgaattttcagcatcgttactccagtcttcagtgtcacatgatccttcagaaatctttctaatatgctgatctgctgctcaataaacatttatgattattttcaatgttgaaaacagttgtgtactttttttttcaggattccttgatgaatagaaagttcaaaagaacagcatttatctgaaatacaaaacttctgtagcattatacactaccgttcaaaagtttggggtcagtaagaatttttatttttatttttttgaaaagaaatcaaagaaattaatacttttattcagcaaggatgcattaaatcaatcaaaagtggcagtaaagacatttataatgttacaaaagattagatttcagataaacactgttcttttgaactttctattcatcaaataatcctgaaaaaaaaatattgtacacaaatattttgtacaattgtacacattaaatgtttcttgagcagcagatcaacatattagaatgatttctgaaggatcatgtgacactgaagactggagtaatgatgctgaaaattcagctttgccatcacaggaataaattactttgtgaaatatattcaaatataaaacagttattttaaattgtaataatatttcacaatattactgttttttactgtatttttaattaaataaatgtagccttggtgagcagacgaaacttcttttaaaaacattaaaaatcttagtggtttcaaacttttggactgtactgtatgacTGTCCTTACCAATCAAAAttcgtgttcatttaaatgcaatgtgtggagtttattttcatttaacaaAACTCATTTTTCTATTAACACCTacacctacccttagtgatttatagtgcatatacactttatgatcACATGCATTCCCttggatcgaacccacgattgCATGATCGCATGATTGCATAGTTATTGCAAtactctgccaattgagctacgctAAACCCAAAAtatgatgcagataaaagggaacaatgcattaaaatgaaagtgttctGTTGTCGATACAGGTGCAACTTTAGTAAATGCTCCTATGGGtcatatttcagggaagtgacaaacgacctatatggttgtattggttggagaacatgttggagAACGCAATTCATGATACATGTATCCACAACAAATGACCTGTTTTATGCAGCCAACTGACATGAACACCAAAAATTAGTAATGCAAAAATTGTTTGGACAAGGATTTGTGCTTTGGGTGTGTGGTGATAAggaacataatttatttatgttttgtaaaAGTCTCACAGAGACACCTACTTCCAATCCTCATCAGTTAATCGATGTTGGGGTTTTACACACATTATGATTAAGAATgactaattataattaatacaattaatcaTGTATCTTTCTTGAGTTCAGGTTAGTTTCTTCAGATACACAcagttttatttattggttTTACTTATTATAAACAAATGAAGAATGAATCACGTAATTTTAGTCTGATGCATTTCCTGGtggataaacattcatttaataattttaaggGATGTTACAAGCTGATTTGGCCTAAAGGCTGGCCGTTTTAGGGTGAGGCAGCATTTATTAGACTGACACACATAACCATCGCTTCATTCACCTCGGACAGACGGACACACTGAAGCTTCATCGTTTCTACAGATTACTCTAGGTAATGCTTTCTGGGGTACTTTTATGCATGCAATTTAAATAGTAACCCACACAGTAATAAAATGTAGATCTAATGGAACTAAATTGTGTGTCATGAGGAAGACATGTCCACCTTCAATCTGCTGTTATTCATACTACAGTTTCTTTCTAGCTTGTGAAAATGGAGGCTTTGTCTGCAGCAAACACTCAGTTCTCCCTCAACCTGTTCAAGAAGATCAGCAGAGTAAACGCATCAGGAAATGTGTTCTACTCTCCTGTCAGCATCTCCTCAGCTCTGGCCATGGTGTCGCTCGGTGCAAGAGGAAACACAGCAGCTCAGATGATTCAGGTGACAGTCGTTCAGAATTCtaaatgtctgtgtgtttgatgCATCATCATGTTCAGTATTTTAAACTATCATATGCTGTATTTTAATGAACTTATCAAAACAGTGAGGTTATCTTAATGCTGTGCAGGTCTTGGGCTTTAAAAATCCTCATCATTCAGAGGACCAAATTCATTCCAGCTTCAACAAGTTTATGAGTGAGCTGAACAAACCAGGAGTCCCGTATGTGTTGAGTGTTGCCAACCGCCTCTATGGAGAGCAATCCTACCAGTTTGTTGAGGTGAGACTCAGTTTATTCACTGGAGGTTCTGGAAATGTTCTCAGCTCTAATATCATTTGCACCTCAATCGATTTGCTGTATTACAGAAATTCCTCAATGATGCAAAAAGATACTATGAAGCCGGACTGGAGAAGGTGGACTTCAAGACCAAATCAGAGGCTGCTCGTGTCACCATCAACAAATGGGTGGAGAAAAAAACACAAGGTGAAATCCAGCATGAGCTAAATCtacaaataattttgttttgttttgttttttgctgctttttaaataaataaataaaaaaatctagggCCACATGCAGCTTTATAGGGTTGCTTGAGCTGAGCTGTATAGTTCTTTGGAGGTTAAAATCTTTGACtttaatgcactttttttggccATTTCCATAAGAACTTTGAGACGGATGCTTTAAAGGTGTTTATTGAATTAGATTTAAGTAACAATATAGTGTTAAATTCATTTATTCCTGAATCAATTCAAATCACTTCTCAAAGTGAACAATGTCCATTTGTAATTTAGAGAAGATCAAGGACTTGCTGCCACCAAGAAGCGTCGATGGATCGACCAAACTGGTTTTGGTGAACGCCATCTACTTCAAGGGGAACTGGGAGAAGAAATTCCCAAAGGAAGCCACCAGAGATGCGCAGTTTAAGATGAACAAGGTGAGATTTCAAGCtcttttttgatatatttttaacagtcatgatgaaatctgaggggtCATAAAGTGTTTCCACTGATGTTTGGCAGATTCAAACTAAACCAGTGAAGATGATGCATCAAGAGGAAAAGTTTCCTCTGGCCTTCATCCCAGAGATGAACAGTCAGGTTCTGGAGCTGCCATATGTTGGGAAGAATCTCAGTATGTTGATCATCCTTCCTAACGAGATGGAAGACGACACCACTGGCCTTCAGAAGGTGAGACAGCACAGATTCTGCTAGTATGGGGTGTTTCATTATTTGTAGTTGCCGTTTAACCCTATAAAATGTGCTGTGTCATATTTCTAATGCAAATTTCTAATGCAAATTTCTTCCTCTGGGCCATTAAATGATCAACTTGATCAGAAATTTGCTGAAAATTATCATTCAGGTCGTGGTTCACGTGTCTTTTATtgtgaaatctttactgatttttataaagtCATGTGTTTTCgatgaacacttactggactgaagcaattttggtttacttgattatccatattttgttttatatatataaaaatcatgCAAGTATAAAATATGATCCATCAAGCTTTTGATGAgcgtttatttgttcatctcagtcattgtattgcattgcattatatgttttgaaactacagagctttgatcataaaactaagcatttaaatatcatcctACTAAGACATATTGTAGAGTATGactgatatttaaatgcatttcatGTCAGTAGTCTGCTGTACTTTTATAAAGATCGcactgatttacattacaagcatcaacatttcatcttactttttggccatataaatatcagcatctgcacCAAATGGCATATTTTTGCATAATTGGGCCTGTGAATAAAAGTGAGCTGTTTTttctccatattctcactatatcatatgagccataaaagcctgatgtatcaaatatgatactcacACATatgcacttttttattttttggatgaatttttttttgaaaaatgttctgTATTAATGTCAATAAACTgttcagtttaaaaaaatatcactgATATATTGTTTCATATATCAGCTTTTACAGGGTATATATTGCATACATCTAAGCCATTGAAGAGGTGTATTCAAGTTTGAATGAAATGGCTGAAATAATCATCACATCATTGATGCTGTACAAACAGACCCCAGTTTATACAAATACACAAACATTAACATGTCTCTGTTATTATCCAGCTCGAAAAGGCAGTGACCTACGAGAAGCTCATGGAGTGGACCAAACCCAGCAAGATGAATCTAGAGAAAGTTCAAGTCTCTCTGCCCAAATTTAAGATTGAGGTAACCTATGACGACATGAAGAGTCTTCTGATCAGCATGGGAATGGAGGACGTTTTTGACCCGTTGAAGGTGAATCTTTCAGGCATGTCCTCCAACAACGACCTGGTGCTGTCGAAGGTGATTCATAAAGCCTTTGTTGAAGTCAACGAGGAAGGAACCGAAGCGTCTGCAGCCACTGCCATCGTCGGTGTGGGAATAACCTCATTACCCTCACCCCCAAAAACCTTTACTGCAGACCACCCGTTCCTGTTCTTCATCCGGCATAATCCCTCCAAAGCCATTCTGTTCTATGGACGCTTGAGTTCTCCTTGAAGATAGTGATGATAAAGTGATCATTCTAGATGACTGTATTCCTCTCATAAATAAAGTCACTAGTAAATAATTGAGTGAAATTGTCTGTATGCATTTACTTTTAGAGTCATTTAAGTCATTTAAGCTTTTTGGTGTACAGTTCTGTACAAGATACAAagaatgtaaaaataattatgTTGGATTGATCTGTTGAacatttactaaacagggcaaattagcgtgGAAGCGTAATTACAatgggagtggaaagttctACGACACGCAAATTAATGAACAGACGCAGACgaatcatttccataatgaccatCACAATCTACAGAGAGCAGCGCAAATTAGCATCtggtttaagacatgcttttttgggtGGTAAATAATGatgcaaataccagtaaattgagtAGTGCAAActttagtaaatcaccttgcatga
The sequence above is drawn from the Megalobrama amblycephala isolate DHTTF-2021 linkage group LG13, ASM1881202v1, whole genome shotgun sequence genome and encodes:
- the LOC125243164 gene encoding leukocyte elastase inhibitor-like produces the protein MEALSAANTQFSLNLFKKISRVNASGNVFYSPVSISSALAMVSLGARGNTAAQMIQVLGFKNPHHSEDQIHSSFNKFMSELNKPGVPYVLSVANRLYGEQSYQFVEKFLNDAKRYYEAGLEKVDFKTKSEAARVTINKWVEKKTQEKIKDLLPPRSVDGSTKLVLVNAIYFKGNWEKKFPKEATRDAQFKMNKIQTKPVKMMHQEEKFPLAFIPEMNSQVLELPYVGKNLSMLIILPNEMEDDTTGLQKLEKAVTYEKLMEWTKPSKMNLEKVQVSLPKFKIEVTYDDMKSLLISMGMEDVFDPLKVNLSGMSSNNDLVLSKVIHKAFVEVNEEGTEASAATAIVGVGITSLPSPPKTFTADHPFLFFIRHNPSKAILFYGRLSSP